In Euphorbia lathyris chromosome 10, ddEupLath1.1, whole genome shotgun sequence, the DNA window atgCAATCTAATATGCTTCTAACAACCATATAACATTAACAAAATTACTATAATAAAGATGAATATTGAACTACACTACACTAACATTACATAATCCAATCAGAAGTATTACCTGTTAGCCATTCGGTTTTTGTTCAAGTTCAAGATCATACAGTAGGACCTTGTACTAATCTTTTACTGAGTGAGATTGTGAATTCTGATCATCACACTTCAAAGAAAGATAATCATCATAAGAACATGAAGATGCAACAAATGCTTGATTATTCATTCACATCTCCAATTCTCACACCTTAGGCCTTGCTCCTCCTTTCCATCTCTCTTTTACTGATCACACAAACGGTATCACTACTGTTTCATCTACCATCACTCAAGGTAATTTCACGTACCACGAGATCTCAAAGTTAAACGTGATTGAGCGACAGTAGTCGTGTTTTGTATGCCCTAATTGCAAGTGTGTGAAAATAGGTCTTGAGAAGAATATACTTTTGTTGAATCATAAGATGTGATTGATTTACATGTAAAAGTAAGTAAAAAGCCATTTATGGTTGAATGAGGGACAGAATGGTAATTTAAGGAGTGAACTGTTTGTGaaaaactagctagtgtaagaTGGATATAGATGGATGGATGTGTGCATGGGTTGGTTAGTTTAGTATTTTGTTGTTGATTGAAATAGACATGGTATGGTATGGTATGGTATGGTATGCTATGAGAGAAATGATTGTGTGGATGCAGGTGTAGTGGAGGGAGGAAGCTCGATGGTGTTTATAAATGATGTGGCATTTGAAATAGGAGGTGGACCGTTCAATGTGAGAGAAGCATTTGGAGATGAAAATATGTTGATTCATTCATCAGGACATCCAGTATTCACAAATAAATGGGGTATCACTCTCCATTCTCTACAGCATGGAGCTTCTTACTATTTAGTACCACTTTCCATCACTGAACATGTTATGTTAGTCCTTTATTCTcttctaatttatttatttttcgatCGATTCAATCAATGAAAAATAAGATGTATACTAATTGATTCGTAAGAATcaatttgtaatttgtaatATCTAAAGTTTGAAAAGGTCAATTTTTATAAGTACTTGTTAATTTGAAAACTAGGttgatatttaaaatttagttcGGGCTAAATTGATTATGCACATGTCCACTTTAGTTGTCATTTTGACTCttaatttgtattattttattaGAAATGTTGTAAAAAGGTCATAAAATTATCGTATTTTTATTGGTCAGATTAATAAACTTGGATTGTAATCGAATTGGTCCAATTCACGCAGTTGAATCTAAAACCTGGCTTGGTCTAATTGGTTCAACGTAGTTGAACCTAACTCGGTAGATAAAGCGGCCCGGAAAAGCATAAAATCTTATATTATCCATAGCCTCAAAAAATCCTTTGAAAAACCAATATATTTTTTGTTGGGTCAATTGTCCTTAGTCGAGTTCCAAGAGTATGAGTCTCTTCATAAGTCTGACTAAATTAGAATCTGATCTGAATGAACTTGTGGTTATTGGTTCAGAATTAACTCAGGAAACTACATCTTCCATGAACGAGGATAGTGAATCAAGCACAAAAGAAGAAACTCCTTCAGCTCAAGAGCCCACATTGCCAATatttcagaaaattatcaatttgAGGAAGCAAATTCAGGTAAGATTTTTCTATCTTTTGAACTTTCTCAATTTGGTTGTTGTAAAAAATAGGGACAGGAAAGAAAATATATCAGTTTTATCATTTCGTTCTACGAAAATTTAGTCCCTTGGATGTTTAAGTCGAATGATTCAATTGAAGTACTTGTTCTACCATAAATTCAAGTAGACTTTAGTTTAGCTGCAGACTTCTGATATTTGTTTACTGATTTTCCTTAAatctaatgttttttttatttcctttattttcagtCGTGCGAAAAGAATCCCGTGACCCGAATGCATGGCATAGGCGGAGGAGCTGAACGGCTTCTGGAAGCGGGTTTATTGAGGATCACAATTCCATTAAATCGAAAGTTCAGTGGATGTCTTTAGGTATTTCTCAGACGAACTATTGATTTCTGATGTTCTTTCTTCCTTTTGTCGACCATTATCTGAGATGAAATTTGACTATATAACGTGATTGAAATATTGTAAATTCTTTATGAGTGGATCTAGATTGTGAACCTACAGACTTTGAGCTGGTTTAGTGAATTGGTAGTTAAGATCTATCAAATGGATTTGCTTGACAGATGTTCTAAGTCAGCTCTAATGCCATGctcttttttaacaaaactataACAATACCTCTTAAATTgagaatttaaaaacttaaagtgcttgatttttaatttcaaaCAGATTGAAGATGTCAAATGAATTTGTAAACAGTCCCGATTTCCTTTGTTCATGTTCAGTTTGAATAAAAACCGTGTTTGATCTGTTCCAAAATTGAACACCGAATAGGTTGTATATTTGTTATTAAGAAGCTGAGGGGTAAATCTTATTCCCTCGTTTTGATTTTGTGTGATTCGAAGGaaatcttatcttttcctttcaGCATCATTGAACTCCCAACCAAGGGGAATCTTCAATCTTTTCATCAATCTTTCAAATCCCTGCTTATTCCTTCAGCAAAACTTTGGGGTCATGTTTCGTTTGTAATATTATGGTGAACtgtaaatgaaatttaaaaagtgCATTAACTTAAATGATTTCTGGTCATGCAGGTCTTATACTGCTTGTCAATCATTCATACTCTTAGCTGATCTTGAGTTAAGGCTTGTCGAGCTTTTTGGTCTACAGGGACCTGCCAGGGAAAAGGAGAAGCTAACGAGTGGCATCGATGAAAGATTATGGTTTCTTAGAATTTGAAAACTATGTATTGGACATATATTATGATACTCTTATCTTATTTTGTAAGAGATTGTGTATGTATGAATTGGATcattgtttgtaaatatatttGTCATATTTTATATTACACTTTCCGAAATTAGTCAAAATTTGCAATTATTATAggttgaaattattaaaaagaaatGCAACAAAAAAGATGCAGATTACAATTGTTGCAAATAGCTACCAAATATGTTGCAAGATTCAGTTAAAATTGTTGCAAAATCTAATAAATATGTTGCAGAATTTAGTTAAAATTGTTGCAATTTCAACCAATTATGTTGCAAATTCGAACTAAAATTGTTGCAAAATTCATAAAATTTGTTGCAAATAGCAATATTCGTATTGCAGAAACTAttaaaattgttgaaaaaattaaataaattagttGCATTAGATTTAATGCAACAATAATTACATGTtgcattattttgtaaatttgttgcttttatcaaaaatttgttgcaactaattaaaatatatccaACAATTGTTAATTGTTGCTATAGTTTGCAAATTGTTGCATTAGCAAATAATGCTACAGGAGCATCCGCAACAATTGGATTTTTGTTGCATTAGGCCTATTTTTGGTCTACTGCAACTCAAAAAGGGGTCTAAGCCAACAATTTCACTTGGTTGCAGTAGGGGTTTTATGGTGTAGTGACATAGATCCCAATTATACTAATTTTCATCCATTTGGTTGCTTATGTTATTATACTAACATTCATCCTCATAAGGATAAGTTCACACCTAGAGCACATAAAGGTGTTTTCTTAGGATTTCCTGTTGGCCAGAAAGATTACGAAATCCTAGACCTTCAAACTAATCACATTCACATCTCCAGAGGTGTTATTTTCCATGACACTATATTTCCTTTCAGCTCGTATATCTCAGCACTGCCTACTTAGTCTCCTGTTCCCTCAAAAGATCAAACCTCTCCATTGATGTCACATCAATCTCCTACTCCACCAGTTAAATCTTTACCTACTCCTATTCCTGTGGAACCCCCTTTGTCACAAAGTTCCACAGACAGGACTCTTAAAAAACCCACTTGGATGCAAGATTTTGTCTGTTATTCTAACAACAATTTTCCTGAGCTACCAGTGGCAGTTTTGAAACCACCTCATATTGATTTCATAGCACATGTCTCAAGTGATAAAgaacctaagaacttcaaaGAGGCTTGTCAAGATCCTAAATGGGTTAAAGCTATGAATGAAGAACTTGCAGCTCTTGAAGATAATGGTACACGGAAAGAAGTGTATACAGACAAGGtggatttttaaaataaaaaaagccAAATGGTTAAATGGAGAGATTCAAGGCTAGATTGGTGGCTAAAGGGTACAACCAAACTCATGGACTTGATGATTTTGAGTGTTTCAGTCCTGTGGCAAAAAAATTCATTGTCAGATTGCTTATAACACTTACTGCAGCCAAGAATTGGTTTCTTCACCAACTGGATGTGAACAATGCTTACCTTTATGGGTACTTGGAAGAAGATATTTATCTCTCTCCACCTGAAGGTTATGACAAGTGTCCTCCACATATGGCTTGTAAACTTGTCAAATCTCTCTATGGCTTGAAACAAGCAGGGAGACAGTGGCATAAGGAAATCTCGTAGAAGTTAATGCAATTTGGTTTTCACAAATCATACCAGGATCATTGTTTGTTCACTAAAGTCGCAGATGGAGTTTCTACCTTCTTAGtcatatatgtggatgatattctTATGGCTAGTGCAAATGAGGACCATATCACTACAATTAAGAAGTATTGGCATGAGTTATTCATAATTAAGGACATAGGCCCTGTGAAATATTTTCTGGGAGTGGAAGTTGCTAGATCAGATAAAGGCATCCTTCTATCTCAAACTAAATATATCAAAGATATATTGTCTGATGCAGGCATGAATAATGCACATACAGCTAGTAGTCCATTACCACATGGGGTCACACTAAAAGAACCAGGAGAGGTACTTGATGACCTAGAGTTGTATAGGAGGATAGTTGGGAGACTCCTATATTTAGGCTTTACCAGGCCTGCCTTAACATATTCTACTCAACAACTTAGTCAGTTTATGGAAAAACCTGCTAAGCATCATTTTCAGGCTGCTCTACATGTACTTAGATACTTGAAAGGAACAACACATTATGGTCTCTTTTATCCTGCACAGTCATCTACTAACCTGAATATCGATGCATACTGGTATGCTGATTGGGGGACTTCCAAAATAACAAGAAGGTCCATCACTGGTTACTATGTTTTCCTTAGTTAGTCTCTCATATCCTAGAAAACTAAGAAGCAGATAGTAGCTAGTCGTTCTTCTGCTGAAGCAGAATATAGAAGTATGGCTCAGACTAGTTGTGAAGTCAGATGGATCAGTTATTTACTTGATGAGTTTGGTATTACGTATACCAAACCTATCCCACTTTATTGTGACAATGCTTATGCTATAGCTATAGTAAAGAATCCAGTCTTCtatgataaaattaaatatgtggAGATAGACTGCCATGTGGTTCGAGACTATGTTGCATCTGGTTTTCTATGTACTCCTCATGTGTATTCCCATAATCAGTTGgctgatatcttcactaagGTACTCAGTCAAAATGTTATAATGCCTTCCATGATTAAGATGGGTATGGTTACAATCGATTCAATATAAGGGAGATGTGATTCTACTAAGCTTCAGCTTGAGGGAGGCATGTTGAAGAAAGCTAATACAACAAGCTGAAGCGTCCAAAAGCTACAACCATCAACATCTTCAGTCAAACAAACTTCAGCTGAGTAATAGGTAGTTACTGAGCTTGGCAGGAATTCTGCAATTCTGTTAGATCTAGAAGCTGTAGAAAGCCAGCTGTCAAGGCTATGTAGCTACTTGTATAAATACCATCATATCAACTGTATTGTAATCATCACTTCAATCAATGAACTCAGTGTTTCTTCTTTCATCTTCATCATCGTGTTTTTATCATGAACCTTGAGAGTTATAAAAAACTAGCTTGATGATGTActtctcatcatcatcatcattctaTTGTCAAATCACTTCTCTCCGAACACTTTGTCTTGTTGCACTTCTCAccaatttcaaaataatgttctTTTTCAGCTACATGTGTCAAACTGACACTTTCTCAACAATCACCTTTATGATGACCTGACTTGTTACAAATACCACATTTGgattgaacttttttttttgctcctGAACATGTAGAGCATTAATCAATTCAGACAAAGTAATTTGACTGATATCTCTAGAATCCTCTAAAGATGAAATTTTTGCCTCAAATATTTCGGTCAAACTTACGAGCACATTCTCTACAATCCGGCTATCGAGTAttgcttctcccatcaatctaATTTTGTTTATCACCATCATTAGCCTATCAGAAAATTCTTATAGAGTCTCATTTTTTTCCATCCTCAAAATCTCAAAATCCCTTTTGAGATTTAAAAGTTTATTCGTCTTATTGTTTCATTACCATGATAAAGGTCTTTTAGAGTATTCCAAGCTTGCTTGATTGTTTCACAACCCATGACTCTTGGGAAAATTGATTCAATAACATGAATTTGAGACAAAGTTCTTGGACCTTTGATTTATTGAGCTCTAATTTGATTGAGCATATGTTGTTTCCtaaactccgcctgtgagggtcacttggtggactttacagccggtcccaagcccggacaaaggagaagggttgcggtaggtttgtggcggccaacgtaaaacttagccacatcttatgacatgaaccataatataaatatcgttgggacgttccctactcagcgacgcgctgcacttcctagacccgggtgtagtgataaatgtgcaagggttgctaggtcgtcgccccgaagcggcgcgccaccccaggaaccgggggtggtgtcaaatatgcaagggttacgggtaaataagctagtccacggtaatggtaggggtaggggtaagggtagtaggttacgctttgggacatggaacataggttctttgacaggaagattagctgaaattgtagatgttatgaagaggaggagaataaatataatgtgcttacaagaaaccaagtgggttggagccaaggctagagagatagctcattGGGGTGATAAGcgttggtactcaggaaaggataaaggtagaaatggagtaggtattcttattgatagggagtatattgatgatgtagtagcggtatTTAGGAAGAgtgatagaattatgagtgttaagctagtgataggggatgaggttgtgaatgtcattagtgcatatgcaccacaaataggattagatgtgtctataagacaagttttttgggaggacttagaggaagtggtgcaacaggttcctagggatgaaaaaatggtactggggggtgatctcaatggacacgtgggttctaggcgagatgggtttgatcgtgttcatggagggtatggttttggagataagaatgaagcaggaaatgatattttggaattcgcattagcctatgacttgagtatcatgaacacatggtttatgaagagaacgtcccacttagtgacttatcgaagtggcggtaatgcgagccaaattgacttcttcttagtaaggagtgcttggagaaagagctatattgattgtaaggtgatccctggtgagagtacgacaacccaacatagagtagtggtgctggattttcgaagtaggaaatgtataagaaaacaaacaccacaagtagagactaagattaagtggtggaaattgcaaggggagaatcaacaaaaatttgtggatgagatgaccaaaaaagatatttggacttgcaatatggatttagatatagattcgatatggactaagatggagcatagtataagggaagtagcgaaggaagttctaggggaatctaaaagtagcatgccaccgggtaaggacacatcttggtggacagaagaagtacgacaagcagtaaagagtaagcgagaatcctataaaatattggggaaatgtaggagcgacgagaactacgaaaaatacaaaggggataaaagggaagtaaagaaggtcatacgagatgctagagcaaaggtgaatcaggatctgtatacaagattggatacgaaagaaggggaaagagacatatatagaattgctcggatgagagataggaagacgcgagatctcggaaaagttaaatgtgtgaaggatgtggaccagaaagtcctagttggagataaggatatcaaggaacgatggaggtcctattttgatgatttatttaatggagatcgccaacacgatgttggagatataagtatccatcacgatatgataaatcatgaatgcctgtggagaattcaaaagggtgaagtcaaaatggcattaagtaagatgaagttgaagaaagtagtaggacctgatggaatccctattgagatttggagatgtttgggagaaagaggaatcgaatggttgacgacgttcttcaacaaaatttggagaaacaataagatgccatcagaatggaggaaaagtatcttaatccctttgtataagaacaaaggcgatgtccaagattgtgccaactatcggggaatcaaattaatgagtcacactatgaaactttgggagcgagtgatcgaacaaaggctaatgaggacggtgaagatctcggaaaaccagtttggctttatgctgggaagatcaactatggaagccatccatctaatgagacaattaatggagcactatcgaaataagaagaaagacttgcatatggttttcattgacttggagaaagcatatgataaggtaccaagggaagtactttggtgggccttgataaggaaaggcatttcgcggaaatatattgatatcataaaggacatgtatgagggagtatgcacgagtgtacgtactggtgttgggaagactgaagagtttcctattacgattggagtgcatcaaggttccgcactaagcccatttctttttgccatcgttatggatgaactaacaagttcacttcaagatggtataccatggtgcatgctgtttgcagatgatattgtgttggttgatgagacgaaagaaagagtggagaggaagttggaactatggagacaaactctagaatctagaggctttaagttgagccgaagtaagacagaatatttggagtgtaagtttagcggccataggagtaggaaggcagggacaatcaccctagatgggagagttgttcaggcctcggattgcttccggtatttaggatctattatccaaacggatggagaagtagatggagatgttgctcataggattaaagctggttggtcaaagtggaagagtgctacgggtttcctttgtgaccccggtatgcctaatagattgaagggaaaattctaccggacggtaattagaccagcattgttgtatggtacggagtgttgggcagtgaaacactgccacatccataagatgtcggtggcggagatgcgtatgttgagatggatgtgtggtcatacgagaaaggatcgggtgcgtaatgaaataattaggacaaaagtaggggtcacatctattgagaataaaatgagagaaaatcgactaaggtggtttggccatgtgagacgtagagcgcttgatgcgccggttaggagaaccgaagagtggcaaatggatgtagtggtgaggggtaggggaagacctaagcaaacttggaggagggtgatcgagagtgatatgagtttactgggaattgaggaaaatatggtagtggataggacggagtggagggagcgaatttgtgtcgctgacacgacttgatttcacggttttatatgatggttcatgttagccgaccccgaatcatttcgggactaaggctctGTTGTTGTTGTTTCCTAAAAGTTGCATTTCCTTCTCAGTTTCAATCCACTGCCACACGCGAATATCTAAGTGCGCTTTCATTTTGATTGTccaaacttgaatttttttactaTTAAAGATTAGAGGTGAAAGAGTTGATGAATTGTTTGATGCCATATTTGCTATCTCTCACTATTATCCTCTCAATGTCATAAAAGctctaataataatttttttgttttggatcaaaacaataataataaaaaaatggtaGAGAAAtggtatttatatttttttgaataaaaaatggtatttatattaatctaaaatcGCAATTTCTTAAGTAGTAGGCTTAATATATAGGCTTCTAGTCAAActgaaaatataatttttaggcACCCAATCCACTATCCTAACGGAATAAATATGTCAAGAGCGTCACTTTTGTTTTCCATCAAATacacaaaaataaaatcaaagcaatcatcaataaaagtgatAACGTATCGTTTACCATTTTTGGTCAATGTTTCATCGACT includes these proteins:
- the LOC136208433 gene encoding uncharacterized protein isoform X1 produces the protein MVWYGMVCYERNDCVDAGVVEGGSSMVFINDVAFEIGGGPFNVREAFGDENMLIHSSGHPVFTNKWELTQETTSSMNEDSESSTKEETPSAQEPTLPIFQKIINLRKQIQSCEKNPVTRMHGIGGGAERLLEAGLLRITIPLNRKFSGCL
- the LOC136208433 gene encoding uncharacterized protein isoform X2, with translation MVFINDVAFEIGGGPFNVREAFGDENMLIHSSGHPVFTNKWELTQETTSSMNEDSESSTKEETPSAQEPTLPIFQKIINLRKQIQSCEKNPVTRMHGIGGGAERLLEAGLLRITIPLNRKFSGCL